A section of the Triticum dicoccoides isolate Atlit2015 ecotype Zavitan chromosome 7A, WEW_v2.0, whole genome shotgun sequence genome encodes:
- the LOC119329215 gene encoding serine/threonine-protein kinase STY46-like isoform X2, with protein sequence MAPPSAAPIEVLEGTGESSSPPRSSAAHDELRRKIYERLVQAGKQGDCDDASFRDMLHAHFDKLPPRYLTDLSESKAEDVLLHREVLDECAHNGNQPVFRARFLKYMAVQLQPEWEDASPDSDTYQRLLEDLTLERVHGTDTTGSMSSPSRDSEPALLHEIIFSSLDKPKLLSRLTALLSEVGLNIQEAHVYSTTDGFCLDVFVVDGWKTQETEALIATIEDTLMRKNGAPPNSANASSSEKILELREQLVDCEIDWNILAVGEKITSGSSADLYRGIHSGLDVCIKILRSAHQNSPSEVEFLQQALMLRRVKHENILTFYGACTKHRKYCAIVTEYMPGGDLYEFVHKQNDVLDLLLILRLAMSISKGMECLHQHNIIHRDLKTANILMGNNHVVKIADFGVARVGTQEGQMTAETGTYRWMAPEIINHKPYDHKADVFSFAIVLWELITLKVPYDNMTPLQAALGVRQGLRLEIPAGVHPGLSKLIEQCWDEDPDTRPVFAEIIVQLEDILQEIQVPKGGHRRSRAKMQKKSPR encoded by the exons ATGGCCCCTCCGTCGGCGGCGCCCATCGAGGTGCTGGAGGGCACGGGCGAGAGCTCCTCGCCGCCCAGGTCCTCCGCCGCCCACGACGAGCTGCGGCGTAAGATATACGAGCGCCTGGTGCAGGCCGGCAAGCAGGGGGACTGTGATGATGCCTCGTTCCGGGACATGCTCCACGCCCATTTCGACAAGCTGCCACCCAGGTACCTGACGGACCTGAGTGAAAGCAAGGCGGAGGATGTGCTGCTCCACCGGGAGGTCCTCGACGAGTGCGCCCACAACGGCAACCAGCCCGTCTTCCGAGCTCGATTCCTAAAG TACATGGCAGTTCAACTTCAACCGGAATGGGAGGATGCCAGTCCCGACTCTGATACATATCAAAGGTTATTGGAAGACCTCACTTTGGAGAGGGTACATGGCACCGACACCACGGGCTCTATGTCTTCGCCATCAAG GGATTCAGAACCTGCCCTTCTTCATGAGATCATCTTCTCTTCCCTCGACAAGCCCAAGCTCCTTAGCCGG CTAACTGCATTGCTATCTGAAGTTGGACTGAATATTCAAGAAGCTCATGTTTACTCCACAACTGATGGCTTTTGTTTGGATGTTTTTGTTGTTGATGGGTGGAAGACACAG GAGACAGAGGCGTTGATTGCGACAATTGAGGATACATTAATGAGAAAAAAT GGAGCACCACCTAACTCAGCAAATGCTTCATCCTCGGAGAAAATACTTGAGCTACGGGAACAGCTTGTGGATTGTGAAATCGACTGGAACATACTAGCAGTGGGGGAAAAGATCACATCTGGGTCTTCTGCAGACTT ATATAGAGGAATACATAGTGGTTTGGATGTTTGTATAAAGATACTCAGGAGCGCACATCAGAACAGCCCTTCAGAAGTTGAGTTCTTGCAGCAGGCGCTCATGCTAAG GAGAGTGAAGCACGAAAACATCCTTACATTTTATGGGGCATGCACAAAGCATCGGAAGTATTGTGCCATTGTAACAG AATACATGCCTGGAGGCGATTTATATGAATTTGTACACAAGCAAAATGATGTTTTGGACCTCCTTCTGATTCTAAGGCTTGCTATGAGCATCTCAAAAGGAATGGAATGTCTGCACCAGCACAACATAATCCATAGAGATCTGAAGACTGCAAACATTCTCATGGGCAACAATCAT GTTGTGAAGATTGCAGACTTTGGTGTGGCTCGAGTTGGTACTCAGGAGGGACAAATGACGGCTGAAACTGGAACTTACAGATGGATGGCACCTGAG ATTATTAACCATAAGCCTTATGATCACAAAGCGGATGTATTCAGCTTTGCTATTGTTCTATGGGAATTGATTACACTAAAG GTCCCTTATGATAACATGACACCCTTGCAAGCTGCATTGGGAGTGAGGCAG GGATTGCGTTTGGAGATTCCGGCAGGTGTGCACCCAGGATTGTCGAAACTGATCGAGCAGTGCTGGGATGAAGATCCTGATACAAGACCTGTTTTTGCGGAGATCATTGTACAACTTGAGGACATCTTACAGGAAATTCAG GTGCCCAAGGGGGGCCATCGACGTTCTAGAGCAAAAATGCAAAAGAAATCACCACGatag
- the LOC119329215 gene encoding serine/threonine-protein kinase STY46-like isoform X1, which yields MAPPSAAPIEVLEGTGESSSPPRSSAAHDELRRKIYERLVQAGKQGDCDDASFRDMLHAHFDKLPPRYLTDLSESKAEDVLLHREVLDECAHNGNQPVFRARFLKYMAVQLQPEWEDASPDSDTYQRLLEDLTLERVHGTDTTGSMSSPSRDSEPALLHEIIFSSLDKPKLLSRLTALLSEVGLNIQEAHVYSTTDGFCLDVFVVDGWKTQETEALIATIEDTLMRKNGAPPNSANASSSEKILELREQLVDCEIDWNILAVGEKITSGSSADLYRGIHSGLDVCIKILRSAHQNSPSEVEFLQQALMLRRVKHENILTFYGACTKHRKYCAIVTEYMPGGDLYEFVHKQNDVLDLLLILRLAMSISKGMECLHQHNIIHRDLKTANILMGNNHVVKIADFGVARVGTQEGQMTAETGTYRWMAPEIINHKPYDHKADVFSFAIVLWELITLKVPYDNMTPLQAALGVRQGLRLEIPAGVHPGLSKLIEQCWDEDPDTRPVFAEIIVQLEDILQEIQVEVPKGGHRRSRAKMQKKSPR from the exons ATGGCCCCTCCGTCGGCGGCGCCCATCGAGGTGCTGGAGGGCACGGGCGAGAGCTCCTCGCCGCCCAGGTCCTCCGCCGCCCACGACGAGCTGCGGCGTAAGATATACGAGCGCCTGGTGCAGGCCGGCAAGCAGGGGGACTGTGATGATGCCTCGTTCCGGGACATGCTCCACGCCCATTTCGACAAGCTGCCACCCAGGTACCTGACGGACCTGAGTGAAAGCAAGGCGGAGGATGTGCTGCTCCACCGGGAGGTCCTCGACGAGTGCGCCCACAACGGCAACCAGCCCGTCTTCCGAGCTCGATTCCTAAAG TACATGGCAGTTCAACTTCAACCGGAATGGGAGGATGCCAGTCCCGACTCTGATACATATCAAAGGTTATTGGAAGACCTCACTTTGGAGAGGGTACATGGCACCGACACCACGGGCTCTATGTCTTCGCCATCAAG GGATTCAGAACCTGCCCTTCTTCATGAGATCATCTTCTCTTCCCTCGACAAGCCCAAGCTCCTTAGCCGG CTAACTGCATTGCTATCTGAAGTTGGACTGAATATTCAAGAAGCTCATGTTTACTCCACAACTGATGGCTTTTGTTTGGATGTTTTTGTTGTTGATGGGTGGAAGACACAG GAGACAGAGGCGTTGATTGCGACAATTGAGGATACATTAATGAGAAAAAAT GGAGCACCACCTAACTCAGCAAATGCTTCATCCTCGGAGAAAATACTTGAGCTACGGGAACAGCTTGTGGATTGTGAAATCGACTGGAACATACTAGCAGTGGGGGAAAAGATCACATCTGGGTCTTCTGCAGACTT ATATAGAGGAATACATAGTGGTTTGGATGTTTGTATAAAGATACTCAGGAGCGCACATCAGAACAGCCCTTCAGAAGTTGAGTTCTTGCAGCAGGCGCTCATGCTAAG GAGAGTGAAGCACGAAAACATCCTTACATTTTATGGGGCATGCACAAAGCATCGGAAGTATTGTGCCATTGTAACAG AATACATGCCTGGAGGCGATTTATATGAATTTGTACACAAGCAAAATGATGTTTTGGACCTCCTTCTGATTCTAAGGCTTGCTATGAGCATCTCAAAAGGAATGGAATGTCTGCACCAGCACAACATAATCCATAGAGATCTGAAGACTGCAAACATTCTCATGGGCAACAATCAT GTTGTGAAGATTGCAGACTTTGGTGTGGCTCGAGTTGGTACTCAGGAGGGACAAATGACGGCTGAAACTGGAACTTACAGATGGATGGCACCTGAG ATTATTAACCATAAGCCTTATGATCACAAAGCGGATGTATTCAGCTTTGCTATTGTTCTATGGGAATTGATTACACTAAAG GTCCCTTATGATAACATGACACCCTTGCAAGCTGCATTGGGAGTGAGGCAG GGATTGCGTTTGGAGATTCCGGCAGGTGTGCACCCAGGATTGTCGAAACTGATCGAGCAGTGCTGGGATGAAGATCCTGATACAAGACCTGTTTTTGCGGAGATCATTGTACAACTTGAGGACATCTTACAGGAAATTCAGGTAGAG GTGCCCAAGGGGGGCCATCGACGTTCTAGAGCAAAAATGCAAAAGAAATCACCACGatag